From a single Rutidosis leptorrhynchoides isolate AG116_Rl617_1_P2 chromosome 5, CSIRO_AGI_Rlap_v1, whole genome shotgun sequence genomic region:
- the LOC139849365 gene encoding uncharacterized protein produces the protein MGIRELGCNISNEFVKYVGQGNDTSFWNEPWCGDSSFRILFPRLYRLEQNKHAFVTDRIKWIDGSAIFCWKWTQEPKWRTNSELACLTTLISNFVPPGLSSDKWIWKLGNNGIFSSRSLNSTIDKLSVAARVPFKPTSLNNLIPQKIGIFIWRASKNKLPVRTELDKRGIDLHSTRCPVCDEDIKTLQHSLISCKIATEVWDSIRIWWKLDLLHINNISDIEKASNPALKQSMLASFWQAVVWVTSYYLWKNRNAHVFRNNPLCPPKIVADIQSKSFEWLNCRGKNFD, from the exons ATGGGAATTCGGGAG TTAGGGTGCAATATTTCTAATGAGTTTGTTAAGTACGTAGGTCAAGGAAATGACACAAGCTTTTGGAACGAACCGTGGTGTGGAGACTCTAGTTTTCGGATTTTATTTCCAAGACTCTACAGGCTCGAGCAAAATAAACATGCCTTTGTTACTGACCGAATCAAATGGATCGATGGTTCTGCTATTTTCTGTTGGAAGTGGACTCAAGAACCAAAATGGCGTACAAACAGTGAACTCGCATGTCTGACCACTTTAATCTCCAACTTTGTTCCACCAGGTCTATCATCAGACAAATGGATATGGAAATTGGGAAACAATGGGATTTTCTCGTCAAGGTCGCTTAACTCTACCATCGATAAACTCTCTGTTGCTGCCCGCGTACCCTTTAAACCCACATCTCTCAATAATCTGATCCCGCAAAAAATCGGTATCTTCATTTGGCGTGCCTCAAAAAATAAATTGCCTGTTCGCACCGAACTCGATAAACGTGGTATTGATCTACACTCAACTAGATGTCCGGTCTGTGATGAGGATATCAAGACTTTACAGCATTCTTTAATTTCTTGTAAAATTGCTACGGAAGTATgggattcgattaggatttggtggAAACTTGACCTCCTTCACATTAACAACATCTCTGACATTGAAAAGGCTTCTAATCCCGCTCTCAAACAATCAATGCTCGCCTCCTTTTGGCAAGCAGTGGTTTGGGTTACGAGTTACTATCTTTGGAAAAACCGTAATGCTCACGTGTTCCGTAATAATCCCCTTTGTCCTCCAAAAATTGTTGCTGACATTCAATCAAAGAGCTTTGAATGGCTCAACTGTCGTGGAAAAAATTTCGATTAG